The proteins below are encoded in one region of Parvicella tangerina:
- a CDS encoding helix-hairpin-helix domain-containing protein, with protein sequence MRVLISIVLLLMYVSSVYSQSQKKLEYEAQKNLVIEQSIELLSETLEDESVDFQTLFDILSIYYEKPINLNNKGIKDDLLQLGLLSENQVESLLNHIEKNGKLISIYELQAVPGYDLVTIRNIMPFVEVTAEFYSPHTSVKELFKNASNELFIRYSQTLEEQQGFADISDSNWLASPNSHYLGDPGKLYLRYRFKYLTNLSIGFTMDKDQGEAFFGNKRAEQLFGIKSPKGFDFYSAHFYIKDVGKIKALAIGDFQAQFGQGLTFWSGLAFGKSVNILTSKKNPRGLRPYTSADENLFLRGVGTTLGIGDHFEFTAFGSRKKIDANIHAVSDTLDPNLDNITVTSFQASGFHATLSELEDKDAIQETIGGGHFAYKSRKLTLGVTGVHTIYGGDLERSLQPYSQFQFNSNTSTLLGVDYNWVFKNFNFFGEVARSQNGGTGVLSGVMASLSPNFIFSAIYRNYSKDFQNLKTTAFAETSTPANESGIYLGIDGKINKSWTLSAYMDQYKYPWLKYQIDGPNSSGYDGVLQVRYKPSRSLDMYARFRSRLKPYNTDLEVSDIPSVTTINQNYYRFNIIYKVSKAVRLQSRVEYITYERGGGQKEEGFLIFQDINVKPMSSPFSFSFRYALFDTDSYNSRLYAYENDVLYYFSIPAYYNRGTRMYLTTRYKITRGIDIWLRFSQWFYNNVESISSGNNEILSNRKSEVRALLVFKF encoded by the coding sequence ATGAGAGTACTCATATCCATAGTACTTCTGTTGATGTATGTTTCAAGTGTCTACTCCCAATCTCAAAAAAAATTGGAGTATGAGGCACAGAAGAATCTGGTTATTGAGCAAAGTATAGAGTTGCTATCCGAAACGCTGGAAGATGAAAGTGTCGATTTTCAAACCTTGTTTGATATTCTTTCCATCTATTACGAAAAGCCGATTAACCTTAATAATAAAGGAATTAAAGATGACCTCCTACAACTCGGTTTACTTTCAGAAAACCAAGTTGAGAGTTTACTGAATCACATTGAGAAAAATGGTAAATTGATCTCTATTTATGAACTTCAGGCGGTACCGGGTTATGACCTTGTAACGATCAGGAATATTATGCCTTTTGTTGAAGTTACGGCAGAGTTCTACTCTCCCCATACAAGTGTTAAGGAGTTGTTTAAAAATGCTTCGAATGAGCTATTCATTCGCTACTCTCAAACACTTGAAGAACAACAAGGGTTTGCTGATATCTCGGACAGCAACTGGCTAGCAAGTCCTAATAGTCATTATTTGGGTGATCCAGGAAAACTCTATTTGAGGTATCGCTTTAAGTACCTTACGAATTTGAGCATAGGATTCACCATGGATAAAGATCAGGGAGAGGCTTTCTTTGGAAATAAGCGGGCCGAACAGTTATTTGGTATTAAATCACCAAAAGGTTTCGACTTTTATTCTGCTCATTTCTATATCAAAGATGTGGGGAAAATAAAAGCGCTTGCCATTGGTGATTTTCAGGCGCAGTTTGGTCAAGGACTCACCTTCTGGTCTGGGTTGGCTTTTGGAAAGTCGGTGAACATTTTAACTTCAAAGAAAAATCCCAGAGGTCTTCGTCCATATACCTCTGCAGATGAAAACCTTTTCTTAAGGGGTGTAGGTACTACTCTGGGAATCGGAGATCATTTTGAGTTCACTGCGTTTGGCTCAAGAAAAAAGATCGATGCGAATATTCATGCTGTCAGTGATACGCTAGACCCTAATCTGGACAATATTACCGTTACATCTTTTCAGGCATCAGGTTTTCATGCAACTCTCAGTGAACTTGAGGATAAAGATGCCATTCAGGAGACCATAGGCGGAGGTCATTTTGCATACAAATCCAGAAAGCTTACACTGGGAGTAACCGGTGTACACACCATTTATGGAGGTGATCTCGAAAGAAGCTTACAACCCTACAGTCAATTTCAATTCAATAGCAACACAAGTACGCTGCTTGGTGTTGATTATAATTGGGTCTTCAAAAATTTCAACTTTTTTGGAGAGGTTGCTCGAAGTCAAAACGGAGGTACAGGGGTACTTTCAGGCGTCATGGCTTCGTTAAGTCCTAATTTTATCTTTTCTGCGATTTATCGAAACTACAGCAAAGATTTTCAGAACTTAAAAACAACGGCCTTTGCTGAAACAAGCACACCAGCTAATGAGTCTGGTATCTACTTAGGAATCGATGGAAAGATTAATAAGAGCTGGACACTATCTGCCTATATGGATCAGTACAAATATCCCTGGCTAAAATATCAGATTGATGGACCTAACTCTTCTGGTTACGATGGTGTTCTTCAGGTCAGGTATAAGCCATCAAGAAGCCTTGATATGTATGCCCGATTTCGTTCTCGTTTAAAGCCATACAATACAGATCTTGAAGTCAGTGATATTCCGAGCGTCACCACCATTAACCAGAATTATTACCGATTTAACATTATATACAAAGTATCAAAAGCTGTTCGCTTGCAGAGCAGAGTGGAGTACATAACCTATGAAAGAGGTGGAGGGCAAAAAGAAGAGGGCTTTTTAATTTTTCAGGACATTAACGTTAAACCAATGTCAAGCCCCTTCTCGTTTAGCTTTAGATATGCATTGTTTGATACGGACAGCTATAATTCAAGGTTGTATGCCTACGAAAATGATGTGCTTTACTACTTCAGCATTCCAGCCTATTACAACCGTGGAACCAGAATGTATCTGACAACCCGCTATAAAATTACTCGGGGGATTGACATTTGGTTGCGTTTTAGCCAATGGTTCTACAACAATGTTGAGAGTATTAGCTCTGGCAATAATGAAATTCTCTCTAACCGAAAATCAGAAGTCAGGGCTTTGCTAGTTTTTAAGTTTTAA
- a CDS encoding urocanate hydratase, with protein sequence MSDFKGQIKQGIPSELPTNKPLNPDFSHAPKRKDILSDEEKKLALKNALRYFDKKHHAALLPEFRDELEKYGRIYMYRFRPDYEMYARHIDEYPGKSKQARSIMLMIQNNLDPAVAQHPEELITYGGNGAVFQNWAQYLLTMQYLSEMTDEQTLVMYSGHPMGLFPSHKEAPRVVVTNGMMIPNYSKPDDWEKFNALGVTQYGQMTAGSYMYIGPQGIVHGTTITVMNAARKLGTEGIKLFVTAGLGGMSGAQPKAGNIAGVISVTAEVNPKATYKRHEQGWVDEVITDLDELCERVRKAKASNEVVSIAYDGNIVDVWKKFYEEDIHVDLGSDQTSLHNPWAGGYYPVGLSYEESNEMMANNPDLFKKKVQESLREHAKYINLNTARGTYFFDYGNAFLLEASRAGADVMAEDGIRFKYPSYVQDILGPMCFDYGFGPFRWVCTSGKPEDLKKSDDIACDILLKIQATAPTEIQQQMTDNVQWIRGAQENKLVVGSQARILYADAEGRAKIAEAFNKAIASGEISAPIVLGRDHHDVSGTDSPYRETSNIYDGSSFTADMAIQNVIGDSFRGATWVSIHNGGGVGWGEVINGGFGMTLDGSPEAERRLKSMLFWDVNNGIARRSWARNEEALFAIKREMARTPNLKVTLPNIVDEKLLK encoded by the coding sequence ATGAGCGATTTTAAAGGACAAATCAAACAGGGAATTCCTTCTGAACTCCCAACTAACAAACCTTTAAACCCCGATTTTAGCCATGCACCTAAGCGCAAAGACATTCTTTCTGATGAAGAAAAAAAACTAGCGCTAAAAAATGCATTAAGATACTTTGATAAAAAGCACCACGCTGCTTTACTTCCTGAGTTCAGAGACGAATTAGAGAAATATGGAAGGATCTACATGTACAGATTTCGTCCAGATTATGAGATGTATGCTCGTCACATTGATGAATACCCTGGCAAATCAAAACAAGCCCGATCGATCATGCTCATGATTCAAAACAACCTGGACCCAGCTGTTGCTCAACATCCTGAGGAGTTGATCACCTATGGTGGAAATGGTGCCGTTTTTCAAAACTGGGCGCAGTACTTGCTGACCATGCAATATTTATCTGAAATGACCGATGAACAAACCTTGGTGATGTATTCGGGGCATCCCATGGGATTGTTTCCCTCTCATAAAGAAGCTCCAAGAGTAGTGGTTACCAACGGCATGATGATCCCGAATTACTCTAAACCAGACGACTGGGAGAAATTCAACGCACTGGGTGTGACCCAATACGGACAAATGACGGCTGGAAGTTATATGTATATCGGACCTCAGGGAATCGTGCATGGAACTACGATTACCGTGATGAATGCTGCTCGAAAATTAGGAACTGAAGGTATAAAGTTATTTGTCACAGCAGGTCTTGGTGGAATGAGTGGAGCGCAACCAAAAGCAGGAAATATTGCTGGAGTGATCTCGGTAACAGCAGAGGTTAATCCAAAAGCAACTTACAAAAGACACGAGCAAGGATGGGTAGATGAAGTAATCACTGACTTGGATGAATTGTGTGAACGTGTACGTAAAGCAAAAGCAAGTAACGAGGTAGTATCCATTGCTTACGATGGAAACATTGTGGATGTTTGGAAGAAATTTTATGAAGAAGACATTCATGTTGATCTGGGTTCTGACCAAACCTCATTGCACAACCCTTGGGCAGGAGGCTATTATCCTGTTGGTTTGAGCTATGAGGAGTCAAATGAGATGATGGCGAATAATCCGGATCTCTTCAAAAAGAAAGTGCAAGAATCGCTTAGGGAGCATGCTAAATATATTAACCTAAATACAGCTAGAGGAACCTATTTCTTCGACTATGGAAATGCTTTCCTTTTAGAAGCCTCAAGAGCGGGAGCAGATGTAATGGCAGAGGATGGAATTCGATTTAAGTATCCTTCTTACGTTCAGGACATTCTAGGACCTATGTGTTTTGACTATGGATTTGGCCCATTTAGATGGGTTTGTACATCTGGAAAGCCAGAAGACTTGAAAAAATCAGATGACATTGCCTGTGATATTTTATTGAAAATTCAAGCAACAGCGCCCACTGAAATCCAGCAACAAATGACCGACAATGTGCAGTGGATCAGAGGTGCGCAAGAAAACAAACTTGTAGTAGGTTCTCAAGCTCGAATCTTATATGCTGACGCTGAAGGGAGAGCAAAGATTGCCGAAGCATTCAATAAAGCAATTGCCTCTGGAGAAATTTCTGCTCCAATTGTACTAGGTAGAGATCATCATGATGTTAGTGGAACGGATTCTCCCTACAGAGAAACATCAAATATCTATGATGGCTCTTCATTTACTGCAGACATGGCCATTCAAAATGTGATTGGAGATTCATTTAGAGGAGCAACCTGGGTAAGCATTCATAACGGAGGTGGAGTTGGATGGGGAGAAGTAATCAACGGAGGTTTTGGAATGACCCTTGATGGCTCTCCTGAAGCAGAAAGAAGACTAAAATCAATGTTATTTTGGGATGTGAATAATGGTATTGCCAGAAGAAGTTGGGCAAGAAACGAAGAAGCATTATTCGCCATCAAAAGAGAGATGGCAAGAACACCGAATTTAAAGGTAACGCTGCCGAATATTGTTGATGAGAAGCTATTAAAGTAA